A window of the Dickeya dianthicola NCPPB 453 genome harbors these coding sequences:
- a CDS encoding phage integrase, producing MAVRKNPDGGWICELYPNGAKGKRIRKKFATKGEALAFEQYTVQNPWNEEKEDQRTLKELVDSWYSAHGITLRDGLKRQGAMHHAFECMGEPLARDFDAQMFSRYREGRLRGEYARSNRVREVSPRTLNLELIYFRATFNELSRLGEWKGENPLKNMRPFRTEEMEMAWLNQDQIALLLSECKRHDHPDLETVVRICLATGARWSEAEKLKGTQAAKCKITYTKTKGRKNRTVPVSKEIFDLLPVDKKGRLFSDCYGAFRSAIKRTGIELPAGQLSHVLRHTFGAHFMMNGGNILVLQRVLGHTDIKMTMKYAHFAPDHLEQAVKLNPLATSGDKVATEKANDG from the coding sequence ATGGCGGTACGCAAAAATCCTGATGGCGGCTGGATATGCGAGTTGTACCCGAACGGCGCGAAAGGAAAGCGCATTCGTAAAAAGTTCGCTACAAAAGGCGAAGCGCTGGCGTTCGAGCAGTACACCGTACAAAACCCGTGGAATGAAGAGAAAGAAGACCAACGCACGCTAAAAGAGCTGGTTGATTCATGGTATAGCGCGCACGGCATAACGCTACGCGATGGACTCAAACGCCAAGGCGCTATGCATCACGCATTTGAATGTATGGGCGAACCACTCGCACGCGACTTCGATGCGCAAATGTTTTCGCGCTACAGAGAGGGGAGGTTAAGAGGTGAATACGCACGATCAAACAGAGTCCGAGAAGTATCTCCTCGCACACTAAATTTAGAACTAATTTACTTCCGGGCAACGTTTAACGAGCTAAGTAGACTCGGTGAATGGAAAGGCGAAAATCCTCTAAAAAACATGCGCCCATTTCGCACCGAAGAAATGGAAATGGCATGGCTAAATCAGGACCAGATCGCACTGCTGCTTTCGGAATGCAAACGGCATGATCACCCCGACCTGGAAACCGTAGTAAGAATATGTCTGGCAACCGGAGCGAGGTGGTCAGAGGCCGAAAAATTAAAAGGAACTCAGGCTGCAAAATGCAAAATCACGTACACAAAAACAAAGGGAAGAAAAAACCGCACCGTTCCTGTTAGCAAAGAAATTTTTGATTTGCTCCCCGTCGATAAAAAAGGGCGGTTATTCAGTGATTGTTATGGGGCATTCCGCTCTGCAATTAAACGAACAGGCATAGAATTACCCGCCGGGCAGCTATCTCATGTATTACGCCATACATTCGGCGCACATTTCATGATGAATGGTGGAAACATACTGGTTCTTCAGCGCGTGCTGGGACATACAGATATAAAAATGACAATGAAATACGCGCACTTTGCACCTGACCACCTAGAGCAGGCGGTTAAGCTCAACCCACTAGCCACTAGTGGCGATAAAGTGGCGACAGAAAAGGCGAATGACGGCTAA
- a CDS encoding phage repressor protein CI, whose amino-acid sequence MKIDLSEQNNVEILDRICETYGFSQKVQLANHYNIAASSLSNRYRRGPISYDFAVYCALETGASIHWLITGEGPKFSGDPIIDPSKNTISIPHFTIVEGRLSEMEPLSVSPFIFRKKITAPMSLEYDGHTYFIDRTHPLSDGSWLVDIEGAISIRDLTVLPAKRLHVAGGKVPFECGVDEIKTLGRVVGVYSEVN is encoded by the coding sequence ATGAAGATAGATTTATCAGAACAAAACAACGTGGAAATTCTTGATCGAATCTGTGAAACCTACGGGTTTTCCCAAAAAGTCCAGTTGGCAAACCATTACAACATCGCGGCAAGCTCCCTATCGAATCGCTACAGGCGCGGCCCAATTTCCTATGACTTTGCCGTTTATTGCGCACTGGAAACCGGCGCAAGTATTCACTGGCTGATAACAGGTGAAGGACCAAAGTTTTCAGGTGACCCGATCATAGACCCATCGAAGAACACAATTAGCATCCCTCACTTCACGATAGTCGAAGGCAGACTTTCCGAAATGGAACCCCTTTCGGTTTCACCATTCATTTTCAGAAAAAAGATCACCGCGCCCATGTCATTAGAGTACGACGGGCATACATACTTCATTGACCGAACCCACCCCTTGTCTGATGGTTCATGGCTGGTAGATATTGAAGGGGCTATCAGTATCCGCGATCTGACCGTTCTCCCGGCAAAGCGATTGCATGTTGCAGGCGGCAAAGTGCCGTTTGAATGCGGAGTTGACGAGATTAAAACGCTGGGGCGCGTTGTTGGCGTATACAGCGAGGTTAACTGA
- a CDS encoding transcriptional switch protein, which produces MASEIAIIRLPAPVVTLQQFAELEGVSERTAYRWTTGDNPRVPIEPRKINKGCKKAGGPIRIYYARYKEAQMREALGHSRFQIVFDNSLYGNHRGVGHV; this is translated from the coding sequence ATGGCTTCTGAAATCGCAATAATTAGGCTCCCTGCGCCTGTTGTGACTCTTCAGCAGTTCGCCGAACTTGAGGGTGTTTCAGAGCGCACTGCTTACCGTTGGACGACTGGCGATAACCCCCGCGTACCTATCGAACCTCGTAAGATCAACAAGGGCTGTAAAAAAGCTGGTGGCCCGATTCGTATCTACTACGCGCGCTACAAAGAAGCGCAGATGCGTGAGGCTTTGGGGCATTCTCGTTTTCAAATCGTGTTTGATAATTCACTTTATGGGAATCACAGAGGCGTAGGCCATGTTTGA
- a CDS encoding phage regulatory CII family protein, which translates to MFDYQVDKQPHFNDACRQFAQRHNLEAVAAAVGMRPQMLRNKLNPDQPHRLTCDELWHITDVTEDPTLIDGLLAQMKCMPAVPVNEAKPERLTTYVLEAAAAVGAVAARSVSTERLTQTGRHDFIGSVNSGIRFLSLVGLSIQARIQQNPTISATVDVISGIGAGLS; encoded by the coding sequence ATGTTTGATTATCAAGTGGATAAACAACCGCATTTCAATGACGCCTGCCGCCAGTTCGCCCAGCGTCACAACCTCGAAGCGGTCGCGGCGGCGGTTGGTATGCGCCCGCAGATGCTGCGCAACAAGCTGAACCCAGACCAGCCGCACCGGCTGACCTGTGACGAACTTTGGCACATTACCGATGTTACCGAAGACCCCACGCTGATTGATGGCCTGCTGGCGCAGATGAAGTGCATGCCGGCCGTACCGGTGAACGAAGCCAAGCCGGAACGGCTGACGACATACGTTTTAGAAGCCGCCGCCGCCGTCGGCGCTGTTGCTGCTCGCAGCGTGTCAACTGAGCGCCTGACGCAGACCGGGAGGCACGATTTCATCGGTAGCGTGAATTCCGGTATTCGATTTTTGTCACTCGTCGGGCTGTCTATCCAGGCCCGCATACAGCAAAACCCCACGATTTCCGCCACTGTTGACGTTATCAGCGGCATCGGCGCGGGTTTGAGCTGA
- a CDS encoding tellurite resistance TerB family protein — MGFFGFGKKVAAAKVELKKVENRDLMEAIIGGCLLVAAADGEIEKEETDKLDQLLRSNPQLSHFGNEITQVIGRFTEQLQAGFRVGRLNILRELDDVKNTAKDAEEVFVNMLTIAEADGEIEPAEQKVLEEVGRRLGLRIEDYL; from the coding sequence ATGGGATTCTTTGGCTTTGGTAAGAAAGTGGCGGCCGCAAAGGTTGAGCTGAAAAAGGTCGAAAACCGCGACCTGATGGAGGCGATTATCGGCGGCTGCCTGCTGGTCGCTGCCGCAGATGGCGAGATCGAGAAGGAAGAAACCGACAAGCTGGATCAGCTGCTGCGCTCGAATCCGCAGTTGTCGCACTTCGGCAATGAGATTACCCAGGTGATTGGCCGCTTTACAGAGCAGTTGCAGGCGGGGTTTCGTGTCGGCCGCCTGAACATCCTGCGCGAGCTGGATGACGTGAAGAACACGGCGAAAGACGCCGAGGAGGTTTTTGTGAACATGCTGACCATCGCAGAAGCCGACGGCGAGATCGAGCCGGCAGAACAGAAGGTGTTGGAAGAGGTTGGCCGCCGTCTGGGTCTGCGTATTGAAGATTATCTGTGA
- a CDS encoding DUF3927 family protein has product MDGLTNKLRLAAAMVLAFMAVAVDFSSYLLSVASDAFFIGAMVAVIWAPLTKKA; this is encoded by the coding sequence ATGGATGGTCTGACCAATAAATTACGGCTGGCCGCCGCAATGGTTCTGGCGTTTATGGCCGTGGCGGTGGATTTCTCCAGTTACCTGCTTTCTGTTGCCAGTGATGCGTTTTTTATCGGTGCGATGGTCGCGGTAATTTGGGCGCCGCTGACCAAGAAAGCCTAA
- a CDS encoding DUF2732 family protein: MKNAEVKTMTVAADGALIELLNKARLEERKDQHLSFSLRLAALAIRAQQRDLSAAELVELMRQESERFEHSAQGLS, from the coding sequence ATGAAAAATGCCGAAGTAAAGACCATGACCGTCGCTGCTGATGGCGCACTGATCGAACTGCTGAATAAAGCCAGACTGGAGGAGCGCAAAGACCAGCATTTGTCCTTCTCACTGCGTCTTGCTGCGCTGGCTATCCGCGCCCAGCAAAGAGATCTCTCTGCCGCTGAACTGGTGGAACTGATGCGCCAGGAGTCAGAACGTTTTGAGCACTCCGCTCAGGGGTTGAGCTGA
- a CDS encoding TraR/DksA family transcriptional regulator — translation MDSMDMAQEREAFIRETQIQQARQQSGCAVSAFVCESCDAPIPEARRVAVPGVRLCVYCQGDAELKNKHYRGAL, via the coding sequence ATGGACTCCATGGATATGGCTCAGGAACGCGAAGCGTTCATCCGTGAAACACAAATCCAACAGGCCCGGCAACAGTCGGGTTGTGCCGTTTCTGCATTCGTCTGTGAAAGCTGTGACGCCCCTATCCCGGAAGCCCGCCGCGTGGCCGTTCCGGGTGTGCGTCTATGCGTGTACTGCCAGGGCGATGCTGAATTGAAAAACAAACACTATCGGGGTGCCTTATGA
- a CDS encoding DNA adenine methylase: MATPLKWVGSKARVMDILREHLPAGDRLVEPFAGSCAVMMNTDYPEYLIADINPDLINLYQVIKEDLKDFIDTAEGLFRTANTAESYYRFRQVFNRSKENRTTSAALFLYLNRHGYRGVCRYNRAGGFNVPYGHYASPYFPLAEIQAFAEKARRAKFICAAFGETLQLIRSGDVVYCDPPYIPQTPTASFTSYHTDGFTHNDQYDLCSALSRLAERGIPVIASNSDTHHAHSLYHRFDICRFTAPRSVGVAAGESKQAGEIIAKRLPVHGQRGAA; encoded by the coding sequence ATCGCCACACCGCTGAAATGGGTCGGCAGCAAGGCCCGCGTGATGGATATCCTGCGTGAGCATTTACCGGCTGGTGATCGTCTGGTTGAGCCGTTCGCCGGGTCTTGTGCGGTCATGATGAATACCGATTACCCGGAATACCTGATCGCCGATATCAACCCCGACCTGATTAACCTGTATCAGGTCATCAAAGAGGATTTGAAGGATTTCATTGATACCGCCGAAGGTCTGTTTCGCACTGCGAATACAGCAGAAAGTTATTACCGCTTCCGGCAGGTATTTAACCGCAGCAAAGAAAATCGCACCACCTCAGCGGCACTGTTTCTTTATCTGAACCGGCACGGTTACCGGGGCGTTTGTCGCTATAACCGCGCCGGTGGGTTTAACGTTCCTTACGGGCATTATGCATCGCCTTATTTTCCACTGGCCGAGATTCAGGCATTTGCCGAAAAAGCCCGCCGTGCAAAATTCATCTGTGCTGCGTTTGGCGAAACATTGCAACTGATCCGCTCCGGCGATGTGGTGTACTGCGATCCGCCATACATCCCGCAAACGCCAACGGCCAGCTTCACCAGTTATCACACCGATGGTTTTACCCACAACGATCAGTATGACTTGTGCAGCGCGTTATCACGCCTGGCCGAGCGCGGGATCCCTGTCATCGCCTCAAACAGCGACACTCACCACGCACACAGCCTTTACCACAGGTTTGATATCTGCCGTTTCACTGCGCCGCGTAGCGTCGGCGTTGCGGCTGGGGAAAGCAAACAGGCCGGGGAAATCATCGCCAAGCGTCTGCCGGTGCATGGGCAGCGAGGTGCAGCATAA
- a CDS encoding DNA cytosine methyltransferase, whose translation MRAIDLFAGFGGSSTGARMAGVHVVWAANHWPAAVEYHRLNHPDAIHVCQDLHQADWSSVPAHDLMMASPCCQGHSRARGKAAGNPQHDASRSTAWAVVSAAEYHKPSAVIVENVPEFLNWALYPAWAAAMAALGYALSPHIVDCADLGVPQNRVRLFLICTRSRSPLLLDLPRIGHVPAASFIDFEGGKWSPVNRPGRAISTLERIENGRQQFGDRFVFSYYGNTKTGRSLSRPIGTITTRDRWAIVDGDRMRMMTKREVLAAMSFSSSYITPDSHRLTVNMAGNAVPPVAMCRVVGAIGGCL comes from the coding sequence ATGAGGGCTATCGATCTCTTCGCTGGATTTGGCGGCTCATCAACCGGCGCACGTATGGCGGGAGTGCATGTGGTATGGGCTGCTAATCACTGGCCCGCTGCCGTTGAATATCATCGTTTAAACCATCCTGATGCAATCCACGTTTGTCAGGACTTGCATCAGGCTGACTGGAGTTCTGTCCCGGCACATGACCTGATGATGGCTTCCCCTTGCTGTCAGGGACATAGCCGGGCACGTGGAAAAGCAGCAGGTAATCCGCAGCACGATGCGAGTCGCTCGACAGCATGGGCTGTTGTGTCTGCCGCCGAATATCACAAGCCCTCAGCGGTGATTGTTGAGAATGTGCCTGAATTTCTAAACTGGGCGTTATATCCGGCATGGGCGGCAGCAATGGCAGCGTTGGGTTATGCATTATCGCCACATATTGTTGATTGTGCCGATCTGGGGGTTCCTCAGAATCGGGTCCGCTTATTTCTGATCTGCACTCGTAGTCGTTCCCCGCTATTACTCGATCTGCCACGCATCGGCCATGTTCCTGCCGCCTCGTTCATTGATTTTGAAGGTGGTAAATGGTCACCAGTAAATCGTCCGGGTCGTGCGATATCAACGCTTGAGCGTATCGAAAATGGGCGTCAGCAATTCGGCGATCGATTCGTTTTTAGTTACTACGGCAATACAAAAACAGGCCGCAGCCTGAGCCGACCCATCGGAACAATCACAACCAGAGACAGATGGGCCATCGTGGATGGTGACCGTATGCGGATGATGACAAAGCGGGAGGTACTGGCCGCAATGTCTTTTTCGTCATCGTATATCACGCCAGACAGTCACCGCCTGACCGTCAATATGGCGGGTAATGCTGTGCCACCCGTTGCCATGTGCCGGGTTGTTGGGGCCATAGGGGGTTGTCTGTGA
- a CDS encoding replication endonuclease: MTDLQILEHNGAYHAVREWQREQFSPGEPAGLSFVERSLWHLNKIDHDWRQQYLAGMPDYLAKYFGQRYEKLFKSDEHKGRRRANTFLLRTVGKSVLPRLRTVTERYQTQQRAAGDLPFPFYDDLEKLPVYDRDNIRALSQQVADFMAASLRDYTENRIRNTGELTDRYITLLSFRHLGLLTLQAGTQPPYWAQFTKSRHPLSTEKAESGLLRMMSPEWWRARLKRRRDIQREHMAIAVGQVQKAASPYVSRSTLDEWKEQKRRNREFFKAFELEDEEGNRVSLDDKVNASNANPAIRRCELMVRMRGFEDLAQEMGCAGEFYTITAPSRYHAVHSGGGFVEQWSGASPRDTQKYLCGVWARIRAELSREEISVFGFRVVEPHHDGTPHWHLLLFMRPEHIEQVRDIMAYHARREDADELNSEKAQKARFHYEPIDPEKGSATGYIAKYISKNIDGYALDGEADEETGENLRDMAKAVSAWASRWRIRQFQQIGGAPVTVYRELRRLGDKQLDNAAMDAVLAAADVGDWAAYTQAQGGPLVSRDALVVRLSYEVTERANQYAEDVQKVQGVYSPLLGAHSAIITRTVEWKIVPKQAAASAGAGVSGGPAAAWSSVNNCTPGLRRRLSELLRLRGFPPDPVLVDVLIRGGNLAMSEGRALKMVNGRLEEVRKTGDCELWTGWNWES; encoded by the coding sequence GTGACTGATTTACAGATCCTGGAACATAACGGCGCGTATCACGCTGTCAGGGAATGGCAGCGTGAGCAGTTCTCCCCCGGTGAACCCGCCGGGCTGAGTTTCGTTGAGCGTAGTCTATGGCACCTGAATAAAATTGATCATGATTGGCGTCAGCAGTACCTGGCCGGAATGCCGGATTATCTGGCGAAGTATTTCGGCCAACGTTATGAAAAACTGTTTAAATCCGATGAGCACAAGGGCCGCCGCCGGGCCAATACGTTTTTACTCCGCACCGTGGGGAAAAGCGTATTGCCACGCCTGCGCACCGTTACCGAACGATACCAGACGCAACAGCGTGCGGCGGGAGATCTGCCGTTCCCATTCTACGATGATCTGGAAAAGCTGCCGGTTTATGACCGTGACAACATCCGCGCCCTGTCACAGCAGGTGGCCGACTTTATGGCCGCATCGTTGCGCGACTACACCGAAAACCGCATCAGGAACACCGGGGAACTAACTGACAGGTACATCACCCTGCTGTCATTCCGTCACCTTGGCCTACTGACCTTACAGGCCGGAACGCAGCCGCCCTACTGGGCGCAATTCACCAAAAGCCGCCACCCGTTATCCACTGAAAAAGCTGAATCCGGCTTGCTACGCATGATGTCACCAGAGTGGTGGCGGGCGCGTCTAAAGCGCCGTCGTGATATCCAGCGGGAGCATATGGCTATCGCGGTCGGCCAGGTGCAAAAGGCGGCGTCGCCGTATGTCTCGCGCTCCACGCTGGATGAATGGAAAGAGCAGAAACGGCGTAACCGAGAGTTTTTCAAGGCGTTTGAACTGGAGGACGAAGAGGGAAACCGCGTCTCTCTGGACGACAAAGTTAATGCCAGCAACGCCAACCCGGCAATCCGCCGTTGTGAGCTGATGGTGAGAATGCGCGGTTTTGAGGATTTGGCGCAGGAAATGGGCTGCGCCGGGGAGTTTTATACCATCACCGCACCGTCACGGTATCACGCTGTACACAGCGGTGGCGGGTTTGTTGAACAGTGGAGTGGTGCCAGCCCTCGCGACACACAGAAATATCTGTGCGGTGTGTGGGCGCGTATCCGGGCGGAACTGTCACGCGAAGAGATTAGCGTGTTTGGTTTCCGGGTCGTCGAGCCACATCATGACGGCACGCCGCACTGGCATTTATTGCTATTCATGCGCCCTGAGCACATCGAACAGGTGCGCGACATCATGGCGTATCACGCCCGCCGGGAAGATGCCGATGAGCTGAACAGCGAAAAGGCGCAAAAAGCCCGCTTCCACTATGAGCCGATTGACCCGGAAAAAGGCAGCGCCACGGGTTATATCGCCAAGTACATCAGCAAGAATATTGATGGCTACGCACTGGATGGCGAGGCCGATGAGGAAACCGGGGAAAACCTGCGCGACATGGCAAAAGCGGTATCAGCCTGGGCATCACGCTGGCGTATCCGGCAGTTTCAGCAAATCGGCGGCGCACCAGTGACGGTTTACCGCGAGTTGCGCCGCCTGGGTGATAAGCAACTGGATAACGCGGCGATGGATGCGGTACTGGCGGCGGCAGACGTGGGCGACTGGGCGGCATACACACAGGCACAGGGCGGGCCGTTAGTCTCGCGTGATGCGTTGGTGGTGCGCCTGTCCTATGAAGTGACCGAGCGTGCCAACCAGTACGCCGAAGATGTGCAAAAGGTTCAGGGGGTGTACTCGCCGTTACTGGGGGCGCACTCCGCAATTATCACCCGCACGGTGGAGTGGAAGATTGTCCCGAAACAGGCCGCCGCGTCAGCGGGGGCCGGGGTTTCTGGCGGCCCCGCCGCCGCTTGGAGTTCTGTCAATAACTGTACGCCGGGTTTACGGCGACGATTATCGGAATTGTTGCGCTTAAGAGGTTTTCCGCCTGATCCGGTGCTGGTCGATGTGCTGATCCGTGGCGGCAATCTGGCAATGAGTGAGGGCAGGGCGCTGAAAATGGTTAACGGCAGGCTGGAGGAAGTACGGAAGACGGGAGATTGCGAGCTGTGGACGGGGTGGAACTGGGAATCATAG
- a CDS encoding DNA adenine methylase yields the protein MGYLGSKAASGAYQKIIAAMPPHDTYIETHLGSGAVMVRKPAAVRSVGIDIDGEALRHFSIGHSIGAGGLQHVTLIDADAVEYLREFDFASAGQVLIYADPPYLPETRTSRARYRFEYTVEQHRELIAVLRSVPASVMISGYPSALYDELLGDWRSITFQVMTRGGVRTEQLWVNYPEGAAYDATFAGENYVDRQRIKRKAQRWADNYRAMSRPERLAIMSALQGVDASDC from the coding sequence ATGGGCTATCTGGGGAGTAAGGCCGCGTCGGGTGCATATCAGAAAATTATCGCAGCGATGCCGCCGCATGACACATATATAGAGACTCATCTGGGGAGCGGCGCGGTGATGGTGAGGAAGCCAGCAGCGGTGCGGAGCGTCGGAATAGATATCGACGGTGAGGCGTTGAGACATTTTTCTATCGGGCATTCTATCGGGGCGGGCGGGTTGCAACACGTTACTCTGATCGATGCTGACGCGGTGGAGTACCTGCGCGAGTTTGATTTTGCTAGCGCAGGTCAGGTGTTGATCTATGCCGATCCGCCATATCTGCCGGAAACACGTACCAGCCGCGCGCGCTACCGGTTTGAGTATACAGTTGAACAGCATAGGGAGCTGATTGCAGTGCTGCGCAGTGTGCCGGCCAGCGTCATGATCTCCGGCTATCCGTCCGCGCTGTACGATGAGTTACTGGGGGATTGGCGGTCAATCACGTTTCAAGTGATGACGCGCGGAGGGGTGCGCACGGAACAGCTGTGGGTGAATTACCCGGAGGGAGCGGCGTACGATGCCACATTTGCAGGTGAGAACTACGTTGATCGGCAGCGTATTAAGCGGAAGGCGCAGCGCTGGGCTGATAATTACCGGGCGATGTCTCGGCCGGAACGGCTGGCGATCATGTCGGCGCTTCAGGGTGTCGATGCATCGGATTGTTAA
- a CDS encoding phage portal protein, with amino-acid sequence MAKRRKPQPPATLAAAPTGPAGVEAFSFGDPIPVLDRRELLDYIECVRTDRWYEPPVSFEGLARTFRAAVHHSSPIFVKRNILTSTFIPHPLLSQQAFSRFVQDYLVFGNAYLEMRTNRLGGLLSLQPTLAKYTRRGLDLDTYWFARYGYNSQPYAFEPGSVFHLMEPDLGQEIYGLPEYLSAIPSALLNESATLFRRKYYLNGSHAGFILYMSDGQQNQEDVNNIRQAMKSAKGPGNFRNLFLYSPNGKPDSVKVIPVSEVAAKDEFLNIKNVSRDDMLAAHRIPPQMMGIIPNNVGGFGDVGKASKVFVRNELMPLQRQILALNEWAGIEVIRFDSYQLDVEDGNLSVSISK; translated from the coding sequence ATGGCGAAACGCCGCAAACCGCAACCACCCGCTACGCTGGCCGCCGCCCCGACTGGCCCGGCAGGCGTGGAAGCCTTTTCCTTTGGTGACCCGATCCCGGTGCTCGACCGGCGCGAGTTGCTGGACTATATCGAATGCGTGCGCACCGATCGCTGGTATGAACCGCCGGTAAGCTTCGAGGGTCTGGCCCGGACGTTCCGGGCGGCGGTACACCACAGCTCACCGATTTTCGTGAAGCGTAACATCCTGACCAGCACCTTTATCCCTCACCCGCTGTTAAGCCAGCAGGCATTCAGCCGGTTTGTGCAGGATTACCTGGTGTTCGGCAATGCGTATCTGGAGATGCGAACCAACCGCCTTGGCGGCCTGTTGTCGCTGCAACCGACATTGGCGAAATACACCCGGCGCGGGCTGGATTTAGACACCTACTGGTTTGCACGCTACGGCTACAACAGCCAGCCGTATGCGTTTGAGCCGGGCAGCGTGTTTCATTTGATGGAGCCTGATTTGGGGCAGGAAATCTACGGCCTGCCGGAATACCTGTCCGCCATTCCGTCGGCACTACTTAACGAGTCCGCCACGTTGTTCCGCCGTAAGTATTACCTGAACGGCAGTCACGCCGGTTTTATTCTGTATATGAGCGACGGCCAGCAGAATCAGGAAGACGTGAACAACATCCGCCAGGCCATGAAAAGCGCCAAAGGGCCGGGCAACTTCCGTAACCTGTTTCTGTACTCACCGAACGGCAAGCCGGATTCGGTGAAGGTGATCCCGGTGTCCGAAGTGGCGGCCAAAGACGAGTTTCTGAATATCAAGAACGTCAGCCGCGATGACATGCTGGCCGCACACCGCATACCGCCGCAGATGATGGGCATCATCCCGAATAATGTAGGGGGGTTTGGGGACGTCGGCAAAGCCAGTAAAGTTTTTGTACGCAATGAACTGATGCCACTGCAACGCCAGATCCTGGCGTTAAACGAATGGGCGGGAATAGAAGTGATTCGCTTTGACTCGTACCAGCTCGACGTTGAAGACGGCAACCTCTCTGTGTCCATCAGCAAGTAA